Proteins encoded within one genomic window of Alcanivorax sp. REN37:
- a CDS encoding iron chelate uptake ABC transporter family permease subunit, which translates to MIPRMDAAPPARNLWHQRWRGVQLRLLLMLLAALAAAALFMTAGSSGDWSFLLMFRGTKLAVMVLVACAIAVSTVLFQTITHNRILTPALIGFDALYALIQAAAAYGLGSELAQLGEASVGQFLVQVVVMAGLACALFFWLFTDSTQSLHRMILVGIIFGLLFRSLTNLIMRMIDPNEFLVLQDRLFASFNYAEGSLLIVAAVLLGACALVAWRLLPRYDVIALGRPMAVGLGVQYHRTVLLTLVLIAVMVSVSTALVGPITFLGLLVSNLAYFLLGTDRHRYTLPAAILIAITLLVGGQAVLEHVLKLGTSVSVVIEFVGGLLFLVLITAKAKR; encoded by the coding sequence ATGATTCCTCGGATGGATGCGGCGCCGCCGGCCCGCAATTTGTGGCACCAGCGCTGGCGTGGGGTGCAGTTGCGGCTGTTGCTGATGCTGCTGGCGGCACTGGCCGCGGCGGCGCTGTTCATGACCGCCGGTAGCTCCGGCGATTGGTCGTTCCTGCTGATGTTCCGCGGCACCAAACTGGCGGTGATGGTGCTAGTGGCCTGCGCCATCGCGGTGTCCACGGTGCTGTTCCAAACCATTACCCACAACCGCATTCTGACGCCGGCGTTGATCGGCTTCGATGCGCTCTATGCGTTGATCCAGGCCGCCGCCGCTTACGGGCTGGGCAGCGAGCTGGCCCAGCTCGGTGAGGCGTCGGTGGGGCAGTTCTTGGTGCAAGTGGTGGTGATGGCCGGACTCGCCTGTGCGCTGTTCTTCTGGTTGTTCACTGACAGCACCCAAAGCCTGCATCGCATGATCTTGGTGGGAATCATCTTTGGCCTGCTGTTCCGCAGCCTGACCAACCTGATCATGCGCATGATCGATCCCAACGAGTTTCTGGTGTTGCAGGACCGGCTGTTCGCCTCGTTCAACTACGCCGAAGGATCGCTGCTGATAGTGGCAGCAGTGCTACTCGGCGCTTGTGCGTTGGTGGCGTGGCGGCTGCTGCCGCGTTACGACGTGATTGCGCTGGGGCGGCCGATGGCGGTGGGGCTGGGGGTGCAGTACCACCGCACCGTGCTGCTGACGCTGGTGCTGATCGCGGTGATGGTGTCGGTGTCCACCGCGCTGGTGGGGCCGATCACCTTCCTCGGCCTGTTGGTCAGCAACTTGGCTTATTTCCTGCTCGGCACCGACCGCCACCGCTATACCTTGCCGGCCGCAATCCTGATTGCCATCACCTTGTTGGTGGGCGGTCAGGCGGTGCTGGAGCACGTGCTGAAGCTGGGTACTTCCGTCAGTGTGGTCATCGAGTTTGTCGGCGGCCTGCTGTTCCTTGTCCTGATCACCGCCAAGGCAAAACGATGA
- a CDS encoding ABC transporter permease yields the protein MTLVHPTGRVRNAAFFALSLLALALLVLVSISIGAGDFSWSELRHGRASEAWSLVAISRLPRTLALLLAGVSLAVAGFLMQMIVQNRYVEPTTAGTSESAMLGILFVMLVMPDIPVIGRMLIASGFALAGTLLFLLILQRVPLRSPFLAPLIGLVLGGVVHAVATYFAYRHDMMQSLHAWMTGDFSGVLRGRYEMLWIGCVLAAVTYLVADRFTILGMGKGFSTNLGINHRGLMLFGLVIIALIATVVGVTAGTIPFLGLIVPNVVSLVLGDNMRRALPWIALMGGGLVLLCDIIGRLVRYPYEIPIGVIMGVVGSMLFLLLILRGREVPS from the coding sequence ATGACTCTGGTGCACCCCACAGGCCGCGTCCGCAACGCGGCCTTTTTTGCCTTGTCCCTGTTGGCGCTGGCGTTGTTGGTACTGGTCAGCATCAGCATTGGTGCCGGCGACTTTTCGTGGTCGGAGCTGCGTCATGGGCGCGCTTCTGAGGCGTGGTCGCTGGTGGCCATCAGCCGTCTGCCGCGCACGCTGGCGCTGTTGTTGGCCGGCGTATCGCTGGCGGTGGCTGGTTTCCTGATGCAGATGATCGTGCAGAACCGCTACGTGGAGCCGACGACCGCCGGCACCAGTGAGTCGGCGATGCTCGGCATCCTGTTCGTGATGCTGGTGATGCCGGATATTCCGGTCATCGGCCGCATGCTGATTGCGTCCGGCTTCGCGCTGGCTGGCACCCTGTTGTTCCTGCTGATCCTGCAGCGAGTACCGCTGCGTTCGCCGTTCCTGGCGCCGCTGATTGGGTTGGTGCTGGGCGGTGTGGTGCACGCGGTGGCCACGTATTTTGCCTACCGCCACGACATGATGCAGTCGCTGCATGCGTGGATGACCGGCGACTTTTCCGGCGTACTGCGCGGGCGGTACGAAATGCTCTGGATCGGCTGCGTGCTGGCGGCGGTGACTTACTTGGTGGCGGACCGTTTCACCATCCTCGGCATGGGCAAAGGGTTTAGCACCAATCTCGGCATCAACCATCGTGGCTTGATGCTGTTCGGGCTGGTGATCATTGCGTTGATCGCCACCGTGGTCGGCGTCACCGCCGGCACCATTCCGTTTCTTGGTCTGATCGTACCCAACGTGGTGAGCCTGGTGCTGGGCGACAACATGCGCCGGGCACTGCCATGGATCGCCTTGATGGGCGGCGGGTTGGTGCTGCTGTGCGACATTATCGGGCGACTGGTGCGCTATCCCTATGAAATCCCGATCGGGGTGATTATGGGCGTGGTCGGCAGCATGCTGTTTCTGCTGCTGATTCTGCGCGGGCGCGAGGTGCCGTCATGA
- the pilH gene encoding twitching motility response regulator PilH gives MARILIVDDSPTETYKFREILEKHGHTVLEAANGADGVALAKAERPDLVLMDVVMPGLNGFQATRQLTRSDDTATIPVVIITTKDQETDRVWGKRQGARDYLTKPVDEHILIDTVSRVLG, from the coding sequence ATGGCGCGCATCCTGATCGTGGACGATTCACCCACGGAAACCTACAAGTTCCGGGAAATCCTGGAAAAACACGGCCACACCGTGCTCGAAGCAGCCAACGGTGCCGATGGCGTGGCGCTGGCCAAGGCCGAGCGTCCTGATTTGGTGCTGATGGACGTGGTGATGCCGGGCCTGAACGGCTTCCAGGCCACCCGCCAACTCACTCGCAGTGACGACACCGCCACCATCCCGGTGGTGATCATCACCACCAAGGATCAGGAAACCGACCGCGTGTGGGGCAAGCGCCAAGGCGCCCGTGATTACCTGACCAAGCCGGTGGACGAACACATCTTGATCGATACTGTCAGCCGCGTGCTCGGCTGA
- a CDS encoding TonB family protein, protein MNQHTTVSANDRLGFTLFFSAAAIAVVILGVVFVAPPAPPPAPTLDVTLAQYQSDRRNDDADFLAQIDQDGSGDLDHRADVTTQTEADFADQQQQDVQTTPPAVLPTQGELTTVVITTRGASSQRAAPRPEKAAPPAPAPLPAGDQESLAALSREIASLQARLDAQQQAYARRPRVHTLTSVSARAHYEAAYIDQFRRAVETTGTQYFPARALAENTFGNVRLMVALTRDGRVKEVQILASSGHAFLDQAAVDSVQRAAPFTPFSGELRDKVDVLEIIRTWRFDARRILTSH, encoded by the coding sequence ATGAACCAACACACCACCGTTAGCGCCAACGACCGGCTCGGCTTCACGCTGTTTTTCTCTGCTGCCGCCATTGCAGTGGTGATTCTCGGCGTGGTGTTCGTTGCGCCGCCGGCACCCCCGCCAGCCCCGACGCTGGATGTAACGCTGGCGCAGTACCAATCCGACCGCCGCAACGATGACGCCGATTTCCTCGCCCAGATCGACCAAGACGGCTCCGGTGATCTAGATCACCGTGCCGATGTCACCACCCAGACCGAAGCCGACTTCGCCGATCAGCAACAGCAGGACGTGCAAACCACGCCCCCGGCGGTACTGCCCACCCAAGGCGAGCTGACCACGGTAGTGATCACCACCCGCGGCGCCTCCAGCCAGCGCGCTGCGCCGCGCCCGGAAAAGGCGGCCCCCCCCGCCCCGGCACCACTGCCGGCAGGTGACCAAGAATCGTTGGCCGCGCTGAGCCGCGAGATCGCCAGCCTGCAAGCACGACTCGACGCCCAGCAGCAGGCCTACGCGCGCCGGCCACGGGTGCATACGCTGACCTCGGTGTCTGCCCGCGCCCATTACGAGGCCGCCTACATCGACCAATTCCGCCGCGCTGTAGAAACCACCGGCACCCAGTACTTCCCGGCCCGAGCGCTGGCCGAGAACACCTTCGGCAATGTGCGGCTGATGGTGGCGCTGACCCGCGACGGGCGCGTCAAAGAGGTGCAGATCCTCGCCTCCTCCGGCCATGCATTCCTCGACCAAGCGGCGGTGGACAGCGTGCAGCGGGCAGCGCCATTCACGCCGTTCAGCGGCGAGTTGCGCGACAAGGTCGATGTGCTAGAAATCATCCGCACCTGGCGCTTCGATGCGCGCCGCATTCTCACCAGCCACTGA
- a CDS encoding iron ABC transporter ATP-binding protein, translated as MIEAIQLTKRYADTLVVDEVSLRIAAGGMTVIIGPNGAGKSTLLGMISRLLPMSSGKARVDGMDVRHSDTTELAKRLAILKQDNHVALRLTVRELVAFGRFPHSRGRLSAEDQRHIDDAIRYLGLEALQERFLDQLSGGQRQRAFVAMVLCQQTDYVLLDEPLNGLDMRHAVAMMETLRQACDELGKTVVMVLHDINFASCYADTIVAMRDGKVVQHGPPAELITAPMLTDLYGTPVTVHNIDGQRICVYYSA; from the coding sequence ATGATTGAAGCGATCCAACTGACCAAACGCTACGCCGACACTTTAGTGGTGGACGAGGTGTCACTGCGTATCGCCGCCGGCGGCATGACGGTGATTATCGGCCCCAATGGCGCCGGCAAATCCACGCTGCTGGGGATGATCAGCCGGTTGCTGCCGATGAGCAGCGGTAAAGCGCGTGTGGACGGCATGGATGTGCGCCACAGCGATACCACCGAGCTGGCCAAGCGGTTGGCGATCCTCAAGCAAGACAACCATGTGGCGTTGCGCTTGACGGTGCGGGAGTTGGTGGCGTTCGGCCGCTTCCCGCATTCGCGCGGACGGCTGAGTGCCGAGGATCAACGCCATATCGACGACGCCATCCGTTACCTAGGCTTGGAAGCACTGCAGGAGCGCTTTCTTGACCAGCTGTCCGGCGGCCAGCGCCAGCGCGCGTTCGTAGCCATGGTGCTATGTCAGCAGACCGATTATGTGCTGCTCGATGAGCCGCTTAACGGCCTCGATATGCGCCATGCGGTGGCGATGATGGAAACGCTGCGCCAGGCCTGTGACGAGCTGGGAAAAACCGTGGTGATGGTGCTGCACGACATCAATTTCGCGTCTTGCTATGCGGACACCATCGTGGCGATGCGGGATGGCAAAGTCGTGCAGCATGGGCCGCCAGCGGAACTGATTACGGCGCCGATGCTGACCGATTTGTACGGCACACCGGTGACCGTGCACAACATCGACGGCCAGCGCATCTGCGTCTACTACAGCGCGTGA
- a CDS encoding YqgE/AlgH family protein, with the protein MTTPEPTSGLAHHLLIAMPHLDDPGFDQTVTYVIEHSAEGAMGLTLNRPQALTIQRVFESMDIVPRVSVDPALHPVLSGGPVDPQTGFILHPPCQQMWQSTVVLAPGLWLTTSRDVLAAIACGQGPERSLIVLGYAGWDAGQLEQELAENVWLTVPAPTQNWVFEVPFPERWHAAAHLLGVDLRLLSATAGHA; encoded by the coding sequence ATGACCACTCCTGAACCCACCTCCGGCCTTGCCCACCACCTGCTGATCGCCATGCCCCATCTCGATGATCCGGGCTTCGATCAGACCGTCACCTACGTGATCGAGCACAGCGCCGAGGGCGCCATGGGGCTGACCCTCAATCGGCCGCAAGCACTGACCATCCAGCGGGTGTTCGAAAGCATGGATATCGTGCCGCGCGTGAGCGTCGACCCGGCGCTGCACCCGGTGCTGTCCGGCGGGCCGGTGGATCCGCAGACTGGCTTTATCCTGCACCCGCCGTGCCAGCAAATGTGGCAATCCACGGTGGTGCTGGCACCGGGGCTATGGCTGACCACCTCGCGCGATGTGCTGGCGGCCATTGCCTGCGGCCAAGGGCCGGAACGCTCGTTGATCGTGCTCGGTTATGCCGGTTGGGACGCGGGCCAGCTGGAACAAGAGCTGGCCGAAAACGTCTGGCTGACGGTGCCGGCACCGACTCAGAACTGGGTGTTCGAGGTACCGTTCCCAGAACGCTGGCACGCTGCGGCGCACCTGCTCGGCGTCGACCTGCGGCTGCTGAGCGCCACCGCCGGCCACGCCTGA
- the gshB gene encoding glutathione synthase, whose product MSLAIGVVMDPIATIKPYKDSTFAMLLEAQRRGWTLHYMEPEHLFVQDGRVHATTQALSVTDDTSHWFDLGQARTLPLAELDMVLMRQDPPFNNHYLYVTYLLEKAEREGVMVVNRPQSVRDCNEKLFATEFPQCCTPTLVSSRADLLKAFVAEHRDTVLKPLDGMGGSNIFRVEAGSPNLSVIIEVLTEHGRTPIMAQRYIPEIVQGDKRILMINGEPVPYALARVPMQGETRGNLAAGGTGEGRPLTERDRWICAQVGPVLREKGLYFVGLDVIGDYLTEINVTSPTCIRELDAQFNLNIAGDLFDALLALR is encoded by the coding sequence ATGTCGCTCGCTATCGGGGTCGTGATGGACCCCATTGCCACCATCAAGCCGTACAAGGATTCCACCTTCGCCATGCTGCTGGAGGCCCAGCGCCGCGGCTGGACCCTGCACTACATGGAGCCGGAACACCTGTTCGTTCAGGATGGCCGCGTCCATGCCACCACCCAGGCGCTGAGTGTGACCGATGACACCTCGCACTGGTTTGACCTCGGACAAGCCCGCACCCTGCCGCTGGCCGAGCTGGACATGGTGCTAATGCGCCAGGACCCGCCGTTCAACAATCACTACCTGTATGTCACTTACCTGCTCGAAAAAGCCGAGCGCGAGGGAGTGATGGTGGTGAACCGGCCGCAGAGCGTGCGCGACTGCAACGAGAAACTGTTCGCTACCGAATTCCCGCAGTGCTGCACGCCGACGCTGGTGTCCTCGCGCGCCGACCTGCTCAAGGCATTTGTGGCCGAGCACCGCGACACCGTGCTCAAGCCGCTGGACGGCATGGGCGGCAGCAATATCTTCCGCGTCGAGGCCGGCAGCCCGAACCTGTCCGTCATCATCGAGGTGCTCACCGAACACGGCCGCACACCGATCATGGCGCAGCGCTACATTCCCGAGATCGTGCAGGGCGACAAGCGCATCCTGATGATCAACGGCGAGCCGGTGCCCTACGCCCTGGCGCGGGTGCCGATGCAGGGCGAAACCCGTGGCAACCTGGCCGCTGGCGGCACCGGTGAAGGCCGGCCATTGACCGAGCGCGACCGCTGGATCTGTGCCCAAGTGGGCCCGGTGCTGCGCGAAAAAGGGCTCTACTTCGTCGGACTGGACGTGATCGGCGACTACCTCACCGAGATCAACGTCACCAGCCCCACCTGCATTCGCGAGTTGGACGCACAGTTCAACCTCAACATTGCCGGTGATTTGTTCGACGCGCTGTTGGCGCTGCGCTGA
- a CDS encoding CheR family methyltransferase yields MAVQEGTPTSGIQRAPAMDAEQFALWRTLLEQRTGMTLTPERQPFLEASLYGRMRSLGVGDYAQYHTRLVTAPAPVQAMEWAVLVDRLTVQETSFFRHPPSFALVQRSVQQWLEAAPARRTLDLWSVGCSTGEEPYSLAMLVDDALRASNSRCLYSITATDISAPALAQARAGRYAERRVERVPGSYRSRYLTPLDESHWQVKPALQERVCFARQNVIELAHSPLGNMDLIFCQNMLIYFRRWRKRDIVSRLAERLAPGGLLVLGPGEMTDWHHPLLQRLPSAGTLAYRRTTA; encoded by the coding sequence ATGGCGGTCCAGGAGGGCACTCCGACCAGCGGCATCCAGCGCGCACCAGCGATGGATGCCGAGCAGTTTGCGCTGTGGCGTACGCTGCTTGAGCAGCGCACCGGCATGACTCTGACGCCGGAGCGGCAGCCGTTTCTGGAAGCCAGTCTTTACGGCCGCATGCGCAGCCTCGGCGTCGGCGACTATGCGCAGTATCACACTAGGCTGGTCACTGCCCCGGCGCCGGTGCAGGCGATGGAATGGGCAGTGTTGGTGGACCGGCTGACGGTGCAGGAAACCAGTTTCTTCCGCCATCCGCCGTCGTTTGCGCTGGTACAGCGCAGCGTGCAGCAGTGGCTGGAAGCAGCGCCGGCGCGCCGCACTCTGGATTTGTGGAGCGTTGGCTGCAGTACCGGTGAAGAGCCGTACTCGTTGGCGATGCTGGTGGACGATGCGCTGCGAGCCAGCAACAGCCGCTGCCTGTACAGCATCACCGCCACCGACATCAGCGCGCCGGCGCTGGCCCAGGCGCGCGCCGGGCGTTATGCGGAGCGGCGCGTCGAGCGGGTGCCGGGCTCTTACCGCTCGCGTTACCTGACACCGCTGGATGAATCGCACTGGCAGGTAAAGCCGGCGCTGCAGGAACGGGTGTGTTTTGCGCGGCAGAATGTGATCGAGCTGGCGCACAGCCCGCTCGGCAATATGGATCTGATTTTTTGCCAAAACATGCTGATTTATTTCCGCCGTTGGCGGAAACGCGACATCGTGTCGCGCCTGGCCGAACGGCTGGCACCGGGGGGCTTGCTGGTGTTGGGCCCAGGGGAAATGACGGACTGGCACCATCCGCTACTGCAGCGGCTGCCCTCGGCGGGCACGCTGGCATACCGGCGGACAACAGCGTGA
- a CDS encoding methyl-accepting chemotaxis protein yields MIGGSPASLVLTAGAVLTMVAAIVTFVMLAVQAGTSKQQVTTAAEMRVLSQQLAKNALEAAAGNGDAFALLARAQRDYQTAWDTVRDADIDAELARQLEQTWRGVSRNTEVILRGEDTVVALHDVAEALGEAIPIIQDESEEVVRVMIRLGAGPDQVAFAQRQSWLAERIVRSVARILAGGDGAKQAADAFGTDAERFARVLEGLITGDAGLGVLANTDELVLNPLAEIASLFDEYVTRSLDEILETAPQLTEVRAAADNIFRQTQDLLAAATTLNDAFERSTAGLFPSVPLGLLFALLSAILLGAQLFLRSRVGRRQRERLESENQRNQAAILRLLDELGDLADGDLTVEATVTEDFTGAIADSINYSIDQLRSLVQTINQTAVQVASAAQETQSTAMHLAEASEHQAQEIAGASAAVNEMAVSIDQVSANAAESAAVAERSVGIANKGADVVQSTIHGMDTIREQIQETSKRIKRLGESSQEIGDIVSLINDIADQTNILALNAAIQASMAGEAGRGFAVVADEVQRLAERSAGATKQIETLVKTIQTDTNEAVISMEHTTAEVVKGARLAQDGGVALEEIETVSKSLADLIQNISNAARQQAASAGHISNTMNVIQEITSQTSAGTTATARSIGNLAQMAQEMRQSVAGFRLPEHE; encoded by the coding sequence ATGATCGGCGGCAGTCCGGCGTCACTGGTGCTGACTGCTGGGGCGGTACTGACCATGGTCGCCGCCATTGTCACCTTCGTGATGCTGGCGGTGCAGGCCGGCACATCCAAACAGCAGGTGACCACCGCCGCAGAAATGCGCGTGCTGTCGCAGCAGTTGGCCAAGAACGCGCTGGAAGCGGCGGCCGGCAACGGCGACGCCTTCGCATTGTTGGCCCGTGCCCAACGTGACTACCAGACTGCCTGGGACACGGTGCGCGATGCCGACATCGATGCCGAGCTGGCGCGACAGCTGGAGCAGACCTGGCGCGGCGTAAGCCGCAACACCGAAGTGATCCTGCGCGGTGAAGACACCGTGGTGGCGCTGCACGATGTGGCAGAAGCCTTGGGTGAAGCCATCCCGATCATTCAAGACGAATCCGAGGAAGTGGTGCGGGTGATGATTCGCCTCGGCGCCGGTCCCGACCAAGTAGCCTTTGCCCAGCGTCAATCGTGGCTGGCAGAGCGCATCGTGCGCTCGGTGGCGCGTATCCTTGCCGGCGGTGATGGTGCCAAGCAGGCGGCCGACGCCTTCGGCACGGATGCCGAGCGCTTTGCGCGAGTATTGGAGGGCCTGATCACCGGCGACGCCGGTCTCGGCGTGCTGGCCAATACCGACGAGCTGGTACTCAATCCGCTGGCCGAAATCGCCAGCCTATTCGACGAGTACGTGACCCGTTCCTTGGACGAAATTCTCGAAACCGCGCCGCAGCTGACCGAAGTGCGCGCGGCCGCCGATAACATCTTCCGCCAGACCCAGGACCTGCTGGCGGCGGCCACGACCCTGAACGATGCCTTCGAGCGCTCCACCGCTGGGCTGTTCCCGTCGGTGCCGCTGGGGCTGCTGTTTGCGCTGCTGTCGGCGATCCTGCTCGGCGCCCAGTTGTTCCTGCGCTCGCGCGTGGGGCGCCGTCAGCGTGAGCGGCTGGAGTCCGAAAACCAGCGTAACCAAGCGGCGATTCTGCGACTGCTCGACGAACTCGGCGACTTGGCTGACGGTGACCTGACGGTAGAGGCCACGGTGACCGAGGACTTTACCGGTGCCATCGCGGACTCCATCAACTACTCCATTGACCAGCTGCGTTCGTTGGTACAGACCATCAACCAGACCGCGGTGCAGGTGGCGTCGGCGGCTCAGGAAACCCAGTCCACTGCGATGCACTTGGCGGAAGCGTCCGAGCACCAGGCGCAGGAAATCGCCGGTGCCTCGGCGGCGGTGAACGAAATGGCGGTGTCGATCGACCAGGTATCCGCCAACGCCGCCGAATCCGCAGCGGTGGCAGAGCGCTCCGTAGGTATCGCCAACAAAGGCGCCGATGTGGTGCAGTCCACCATCCACGGCATGGACACCATTCGTGAGCAGATCCAGGAAACCTCCAAGCGTATCAAGCGGCTGGGTGAGTCTTCCCAGGAGATCGGCGACATCGTGTCGTTGATCAACGACATCGCCGACCAGACCAACATTTTGGCGTTGAACGCTGCCATTCAGGCGTCCATGGCCGGTGAAGCGGGCCGGGGCTTTGCGGTGGTTGCGGACGAAGTACAACGGCTTGCAGAGCGCTCCGCCGGCGCCACCAAGCAGATTGAAACGCTGGTTAAAACCATTCAGACCGATACCAACGAAGCGGTGATCTCAATGGAGCACACCACCGCTGAAGTGGTGAAAGGCGCGCGTCTGGCACAGGACGGTGGTGTGGCACTGGAGGAGATCGAGACGGTATCTAAGAGCCTTGCTGACCTGATCCAAAACATCTCCAACGCGGCGCGCCAGCAAGCGGCGTCTGCCGGCCATATTTCCAACACCATGAACGTGATCCAGGAGATCACCTCGCAGACCTCTGCGGGCACCACCGCCACCGCACGCTCGATCGGTAACTTGGCTCAAATGGCGCAGGAAATGCGTCAGTCGGTGGCCGGTTTCCGTCTGCCCGAGCACGAGTGA
- a CDS encoding chemotaxis protein CheW, with translation MNAASAAYATLADFHARSRHLAVQLPIEQQRTEQWSGIGVVLGGVRLVAPLDQVAEILNQPPYTRVPGVLNWLKGVANVRGRLMTVMDLPGFLDLPSTVPERRRRLLVVDEGDLYTGMAVDEVLGMQHFPPSAWRDTPPPVSGPLAPYIDGAYERDGQWWPVLSLHRLVDDPRFLDVARSH, from the coding sequence ATGAACGCGGCCTCGGCAGCCTACGCCACGCTGGCGGATTTCCACGCCCGCAGCCGGCATCTTGCCGTCCAGCTTCCGATCGAACAGCAGCGCACCGAGCAATGGAGCGGCATCGGTGTAGTGCTCGGCGGTGTGCGTCTGGTGGCGCCGCTGGACCAAGTGGCAGAAATCCTCAACCAACCGCCCTACACCCGGGTGCCGGGCGTGCTGAACTGGCTCAAGGGCGTGGCCAACGTCCGCGGCCGGCTGATGACGGTGATGGACCTGCCCGGCTTTCTCGACCTGCCGTCCACGGTGCCAGAGCGCCGGCGCCGCTTGTTGGTGGTGGACGAAGGCGATCTTTATACCGGTATGGCGGTGGACGAAGTGCTCGGCATGCAGCATTTCCCGCCCAGCGCCTGGCGTGACACGCCGCCGCCGGTGAGCGGGCCGTTGGCGCCCTATATCGACGGTGCCTACGAGCGTGATGGTCAGTGGTGGCCGGTGCTGAGCTTGCACCGGCTGGTGGATGATCCGCGTTTTCTTGACGTCGCGCGGAGTCATTAG
- the pilG gene encoding twitching motility response regulator PilG: MTDNFQGLKVMVIDDSKTIRRTAETLLQKAGCTVITATDGFDALAKIADSRPNIIFVDIMMPRLDGYQTCALIKNNSAFKTTPVIMLSSKDGLFDKAKGRIVGSDEYLTKPFSKEELLGAIRQHAAS, from the coding sequence ATGACGGACAATTTCCAGGGTCTCAAGGTGATGGTGATCGACGACTCCAAGACGATTCGTCGCACCGCAGAAACCTTGCTGCAAAAGGCAGGATGCACAGTCATTACCGCCACTGACGGCTTCGATGCACTGGCCAAAATCGCTGATTCGCGGCCGAATATTATTTTCGTCGACATCATGATGCCGCGTCTGGATGGCTACCAGACCTGCGCGCTGATTAAGAACAACAGCGCGTTCAAGACCACGCCGGTGATCATGTTGTCGAGCAAAGACGGTTTGTTCGACAAGGCCAAAGGGCGCATTGTCGGCTCAGACGAATACCTGACCAAACCGTTTTCCAAGGAAGAATTGCTGGGGGCGATCCGCCAGCACGCAGCGTCCTGA